A stretch of the Neisseria sp. DTU_2020_1000833_1_SI_GRL_NUU_006 genome encodes the following:
- a CDS encoding cell division protein ZapA has translation MSIEQVSLDIMNVNFTINTPSEEKDTLLQAVDMLNKKSAAIKESGRIVGSDKIAIMTALNVVHDLLKITLKDDLAIGEFERKITDMNNACQKALARLEQN, from the coding sequence ATGAGTATCGAACAAGTCAGCCTCGACATCATGAATGTCAATTTCACCATCAACACCCCGAGCGAAGAAAAAGATACCCTGCTCCAAGCCGTTGATATGCTCAACAAAAAAAGTGCCGCCATCAAAGAGAGCGGACGCATTGTCGGCAGCGATAAAATCGCCATTATGACCGCGCTCAACGTTGTCCACGACCTCCTTAAAATCACACTCAAAGACGATTTGGCAATAGGTGAATTTGAGCGTAAAATAACCGACATGAACAACGCCTGCCAAAAAGCTTTGGCGCGGTTGGAACAAAACTGA
- a CDS encoding NAD(P)H-dependent glycerol-3-phosphate dehydrogenase: MKITVIGAGSWGTALALHFASHGNEVALWTRNPEQVRTLQAERENKRGLPGFPFPESLTVYADLGDALKDSGLVLVVTSVAGLRSSAELLKQHNADHIPVLAACKGFEQDTGLLTFQVLKEVLPENKKIGVLSGPSFAQELAKQLPCAVVVASENQEWIEELVPQLNTNVMRLYGSTDVIGVAVGGAVKNVMAIATGLSDGLEYGLNARAALVTRGLAEITRLAMAMGAQPKTMMGLAGIGDLILTCTGALSRNRRVGLGLAEGKELHQVLVEIGHVSEGVSTIEEVFNTAVKYQIDMPITQTLLQLIRKEMTPQQVAERLMERSARFE; encoded by the coding sequence ATGAAAATTACCGTCATCGGCGCAGGTTCTTGGGGTACAGCCCTTGCCCTGCACTTTGCCAGCCACGGCAACGAAGTCGCCCTTTGGACACGCAATCCCGAACAAGTCCGTACATTGCAGGCAGAACGTGAAAACAAACGCGGCCTGCCCGGTTTCCCTTTCCCTGAATCCTTAACCGTTTACGCCGATTTGGGTGATGCGCTCAAAGACAGCGGGCTCGTCCTTGTCGTAACTTCTGTCGCGGGCTTGAGAAGCAGCGCGGAACTCCTCAAACAACACAATGCCGACCATATTCCCGTCCTTGCTGCCTGCAAAGGCTTTGAACAAGACACAGGGCTGTTGACCTTCCAAGTATTGAAAGAAGTATTGCCTGAGAACAAAAAAATCGGCGTGCTGTCAGGTCCGAGCTTTGCCCAAGAACTCGCCAAACAACTGCCTTGTGCTGTGGTTGTCGCCTCAGAAAATCAGGAGTGGATTGAGGAATTGGTGCCGCAGCTCAACACCAACGTAATGCGCCTTTACGGCAGCACAGACGTTATCGGCGTGGCTGTCGGCGGTGCCGTCAAAAACGTGATGGCAATCGCCACCGGTCTTTCCGACGGTCTCGAATACGGGCTCAATGCGCGTGCGGCGCTGGTGACGCGCGGTCTCGCCGAAATTACCCGTCTTGCCATGGCTATGGGTGCGCAGCCCAAAACCATGATGGGGCTTGCCGGTATCGGCGACCTTATCCTGACCTGTACCGGCGCACTTTCGCGCAACCGCCGTGTCGGTTTGGGTTTGGCAGAAGGCAAAGAACTGCATCAAGTGTTGGTGGAAATCGGCCATGTTTCCGAGGGCGTCAGCACCATCGAAGAAGTGTTTAACACCGCTGTGAAATACCAAATCGATATGCCCATTACCCAAACCCTGCTGCAACTCATCCGCAAGGAAATGACCCCGCAGCAAGTTGCAGAAAGACTCATGGAGCGCAGCGCGCGCTTTGAGTAA
- a CDS encoding YchJ family protein yields MLPTPCPCSSSLPYAECCHTFHTYQTHPQTAEKLMRSRYSAYVLHNIDYIVATTVPSQQNLLNQEEIQQWSRGTLWLGLEVIHHTLIGKRHAQVEFNAHFQDGAETAYHHELSTFVNIDGYWYFIDPTAPLPTMKQACICGSGKKFKACCRQFFK; encoded by the coding sequence ATGCTCCCTACCCCTTGCCCATGTTCTTCTTCCCTCCCCTACGCTGAATGCTGCCACACCTTCCATACCTATCAAACTCATCCGCAGACTGCCGAAAAACTGATGCGCTCAAGATACAGTGCCTATGTGTTACATAATATTGATTATATTGTTGCCACCACAGTTCCCTCCCAGCAAAATCTGCTGAATCAAGAAGAAATACAGCAATGGAGCCGAGGAACCCTTTGGCTGGGATTAGAAGTAATCCACCATACCCTCATCGGCAAACGCCACGCGCAAGTTGAATTTAATGCCCATTTTCAAGATGGAGCTGAAACGGCATATCATCATGAACTATCTACATTCGTCAATATTGACGGATACTGGTACTTTATTGATCCAACCGCTCCACTCCCGACAATGAAGCAAGCCTGCATCTGCGGTTCAGGAAAAAAATTCAAGGCATGCTGCAGACAATTTTTCAAATAA
- the rpmA gene encoding 50S ribosomal protein L27, which yields MASKKAGGSTRNGRDSEAKRLGVKAYGNELIPAGSIIVRQRGTKFHAGDNVGMGKDHTLFAKVDGYVEFKTKGALNRKTVSIRPYTGSEE from the coding sequence ATGGCAAGTAAAAAAGCAGGCGGTAGCACCCGCAACGGTCGCGATTCAGAAGCCAAACGCTTGGGCGTAAAAGCCTACGGCAACGAACTGATTCCGGCAGGTTCCATCATCGTCCGCCAACGCGGTACCAAATTCCACGCCGGTGACAACGTAGGCATGGGCAAAGACCACACTTTGTTCGCCAAAGTTGACGGTTATGTTGAATTCAAAACCAAAGGCGCGCTGAACCGTAAAACGGTCAGCATCCGTCCTTACACCGGTTCTGAAGAATAA
- the rplU gene encoding 50S ribosomal protein L21, which produces MYAVVKTGGKQYKVAVGEKLKVEQIPAELDSQIELTEVLMIADGESVKVGAPFIEGAKVTAKVVAHGRGEKVRIFKMRRRKHYQKRQGHRQNFTQIEIVAIA; this is translated from the coding sequence ATGTACGCGGTCGTAAAAACCGGCGGTAAACAATATAAAGTTGCCGTTGGCGAAAAATTGAAAGTAGAACAGATACCAGCCGAACTCGACAGCCAAATCGAACTGACCGAAGTTTTGATGATTGCTGACGGCGAATCTGTAAAAGTTGGCGCTCCTTTCATTGAAGGCGCAAAAGTAACAGCTAAAGTAGTAGCCCATGGTCGCGGCGAGAAAGTACGCATTTTCAAAATGCGCCGCCGTAAACACTACCAAAAACGCCAAGGCCACCGCCAAAATTTCACCCAAATCGAAATCGTGGCAATCGCCTAA
- the glyQ gene encoding glycine--tRNA ligase subunit alpha, whose amino-acid sequence MLTFQQIIFKLQTFWADKGCTVIQPFDMEVGAGTSHPATCLRALGPEPWFAAYVQPSRRPKDGRYGDNPNRLQHYYQFQVALKPAPANIQDLYLDSLRELGIDPKVHDIRFVEDDWENPTLGAWGLGWEVWLNGMEVTQFTYFQQVGGIDCTPVLGEITYGIERLAMYLQGVENVYDLVWAKTLDGNTVTYGDVYHQNEVEQSTYNFEYSDADWLLRQFNDYEAQAKRLLTEENASLALPAYELVLKAGHTFNLLDARGAISVTERATYIGRIRALSRTVAQKYVESREKLGFPLIKK is encoded by the coding sequence ATGCTCACCTTCCAACAAATCATCTTCAAACTGCAAACATTCTGGGCAGACAAAGGCTGCACCGTCATCCAACCTTTCGACATGGAAGTCGGCGCCGGTACTTCCCACCCCGCCACCTGCCTGCGCGCGCTCGGCCCCGAGCCTTGGTTTGCCGCCTACGTCCAACCCAGCCGCCGCCCCAAAGACGGTCGCTACGGCGACAATCCCAACCGCCTGCAACACTATTACCAGTTCCAAGTTGCCCTCAAGCCTGCTCCCGCCAATATCCAAGACCTCTATCTCGACTCCCTGCGCGAATTGGGCATCGACCCCAAAGTCCACGACATCCGCTTCGTCGAAGACGACTGGGAAAACCCCACCCTCGGCGCATGGGGCTTGGGCTGGGAAGTCTGGCTCAACGGCATGGAAGTGACTCAGTTCACCTACTTCCAACAAGTCGGCGGCATCGACTGCACGCCTGTACTCGGCGAAATCACCTACGGCATCGAACGCTTGGCGATGTACCTGCAAGGCGTGGAAAACGTCTATGACCTCGTTTGGGCAAAAACGCTGGACGGCAACACCGTCACCTACGGCGACGTGTACCACCAAAACGAAGTCGAACAATCCACCTACAACTTCGAATACAGCGATGCCGACTGGCTGCTGCGCCAGTTCAACGACTACGAAGCGCAAGCCAAACGCCTGCTCACCGAAGAAAACGCCAGCCTCGCCCTGCCCGCCTACGAGCTGGTCCTCAAAGCCGGACACACCTTCAACCTCTTAGACGCACGCGGCGCCATTTCCGTTACCGAACGCGCCACCTACATCGGCCGCATCCGCGCGCTGAGCCGCACCGTAGCGCAGAAATACGTTGAAAGCCGCGAGAAACTGGGCTTCCCGTTGATTAAAAAATAA
- the rpsI gene encoding 30S ribosomal protein S9 yields the protein MNGKYYYGTGRRKSSVARVFLTKGTGQIIVNGRPVDEFFARETSRMVVRQPLVLTENAEAFDIKVNVIGGGETGQSGAIRHGITRALIDFDAALKPALSQAGFVTRDAREVERKKPGLRKARRAKQFSKR from the coding sequence ATGAACGGTAAATACTACTACGGCACAGGCCGCCGCAAAAGTTCAGTGGCTCGTGTATTCCTGACTAAAGGTACCGGCCAAATCATCGTAAACGGTCGTCCCGTTGATGAATTCTTCGCCCGCGAAACCAGCCGCATGGTTGTTCGCCAACCTTTGGTTCTGACTGAAAACGCTGAAGCGTTCGACATCAAAGTCAACGTTATCGGCGGCGGTGAAACCGGTCAATCCGGCGCTATCCGCCACGGCATTACCCGCGCCCTGATCGACTTCGACGCTGCGCTGAAACCTGCCTTGTCTCAAGCCGGTTTCGTGACTCGCGATGCCCGTGAAGTTGAACGTAAAAAACCGGGTCTGCGCAAAGCACGCCGCGCAAAACAATTCTCCAAACGTTAA
- the rplM gene encoding 50S ribosomal protein L13, with amino-acid sequence MKTFSAKPHEVKREWFVIDAQDKVLGRVAAEVAHRLRGKHKPEYTPHVDTGDYIIVINADKLRVTGAKFEDKKYFRHSGFPGGIYERTFREMQEQFPGRALEQAVKGMLPKGPLGYAMIKKLKVYAGAEHAHAAQQPKVLELK; translated from the coding sequence ATGAAAACCTTTTCAGCGAAACCCCACGAGGTGAAGCGCGAATGGTTCGTTATCGACGCCCAAGATAAAGTTCTGGGTCGCGTTGCAGCCGAAGTCGCACACCGTCTGCGTGGCAAGCACAAACCTGAATACACCCCCCACGTTGACACCGGCGACTACATCATCGTCATCAACGCGGACAAACTGCGTGTAACCGGTGCCAAATTCGAAGACAAAAAATACTTCCGTCACTCCGGTTTCCCCGGCGGTATCTACGAGCGTACTTTCCGTGAAATGCAAGAGCAATTCCCAGGCCGCGCTTTGGAACAAGCCGTAAAAGGCATGTTGCCTAAAGGCCCATTGGGTTACGCCATGATCAAAAAACTGAAAGTGTACGCTGGTGCAGAACACGCCCATGCCGCACAACAACCCAAAGTTTTGGAATTGAAATAA
- the thiC gene encoding phosphomethylpyrimidine synthase ThiC encodes MTTPKKTAKTSGNEARELADLSEDIGIRFKYPNSERVYLQGSRDDIRVPLREIRQDDTYTAQGTEANPPIPVYDTSGVYGDPAAHIDLKQGLPHVRTAWLDERGDTEILPKLSSEYGIERAHDPQTAHLRFNQITRPRRAKSGSNVTQLHYARRGIITPEMEFAAIRERMKLDELFRRPEYAKLLKQHAGQNFGANIPTHPDQITPEFVRREIAAGRAIIPANINHPELEPMIIGRNFRVKINGNLGNSAVTSSLTEEVEKMVWSLRWGADTIMDLSTGAHIHETREWIIRNAPVPIGTVPIYQALEKTGGIAEDLTWDLFRDTLIEQAEQGVDYFTIHAGVLLRYVPMTANRLTGIVSRGGSIMAKWCLAHHRENFLYTHFDEICEIMKAYDVSFSLGDGLRPGCIADANDESQFAELHTLGELTAKAWEHDVQVMIEGPGHVPLQRVKENMTEELQHCFEAPFYTLGPLVTDIAPGYDHITSGIGATNIGWYGTAMLCYVTPKEHLGLPDKEDVRTGIITYKLAAHAADLAKGWPGAQLRDNALSKARFEFRWRDQFRLSLDPERAESFHDETLPAEGAKIAHFCSMCGPKFCSMKITQEVRDYADKQKAQRQGMEEKAVEFVKKGAEIYS; translated from the coding sequence ATGACTACGCCAAAGAAAACCGCCAAAACCTCCGGCAACGAAGCACGCGAGCTTGCCGACTTGAGCGAAGACATCGGCATCCGCTTCAAATATCCGAACTCGGAGCGCGTGTATCTGCAAGGCAGCCGCGACGACATCCGCGTGCCTTTGCGCGAAATCCGTCAGGACGACACCTACACGGCGCAAGGCACGGAAGCCAACCCGCCGATTCCCGTCTATGACACCAGCGGCGTGTACGGCGATCCGGCGGCACACATCGACCTGAAACAAGGTTTGCCGCACGTCCGCACCGCATGGTTGGACGAACGCGGCGATACCGAAATCCTGCCCAAGCTTTCCAGCGAATACGGCATCGAACGCGCACACGATCCGCAAACCGCCCATCTGCGCTTCAACCAAATCACCCGCCCGCGCCGCGCGAAAAGCGGCAGCAACGTAACCCAGCTTCACTATGCGCGCCGCGGCATCATCACGCCCGAAATGGAGTTTGCCGCCATACGCGAACGTATGAAGCTGGACGAACTTTTCAGACGGCCCGAATACGCCAAGCTCTTGAAACAGCACGCAGGGCAAAATTTCGGCGCGAATATCCCGACCCACCCCGACCAAATCACGCCCGAATTCGTGCGCCGAGAAATTGCCGCCGGACGCGCGATTATCCCCGCCAACATCAACCACCCCGAACTCGAACCGATGATTATCGGCCGCAACTTCCGCGTCAAAATCAACGGCAACTTGGGCAACTCCGCCGTAACCTCCAGCCTGACCGAAGAAGTCGAAAAAATGGTGTGGTCGCTGCGTTGGGGCGCGGACACGATTATGGATTTGTCCACCGGCGCGCATATCCACGAGACGCGCGAATGGATTATCCGCAACGCGCCCGTTCCCATCGGCACCGTGCCCATCTATCAGGCTTTGGAAAAAACCGGCGGCATTGCCGAAGATTTGACTTGGGATTTGTTCCGCGACACCTTAATCGAGCAGGCGGAACAAGGCGTGGACTATTTCACCATACACGCGGGCGTGTTGCTGCGCTATGTGCCGATGACCGCCAACCGCCTCACCGGCATCGTATCGCGCGGCGGCTCCATCATGGCGAAATGGTGTCTCGCCCACCATCGGGAAAACTTCCTCTACACGCATTTCGACGAAATCTGCGAAATCATGAAAGCCTACGACGTGTCGTTCAGCCTCGGCGACGGCCTGCGCCCCGGCTGCATTGCCGATGCCAACGACGAATCCCAGTTCGCCGAATTGCACACCTTGGGCGAATTGACCGCCAAAGCGTGGGAACACGACGTACAAGTCATGATCGAAGGCCCCGGCCATGTGCCGCTGCAACGCGTCAAAGAAAACATGACCGAAGAGCTGCAACACTGCTTTGAAGCGCCTTTCTACACACTCGGCCCGCTCGTTACCGACATCGCCCCCGGCTACGACCACATCACCTCGGGCATAGGCGCGACCAACATCGGCTGGTACGGCACAGCCATGCTCTGCTACGTTACCCCGAAAGAGCATCTCGGCCTGCCCGACAAAGAAGACGTGCGTACCGGCATCATCACCTACAAACTCGCCGCCCACGCCGCCGACCTCGCCAAAGGCTGGCCGGGCGCACAGTTGCGCGACAATGCCCTGAGCAAGGCGCGTTTCGAATTCCGCTGGCGCGACCAATTCCGCCTCAGCCTCGACCCCGAACGCGCCGAAAGCTTCCACGACGAAACCCTGCCCGCCGAAGGCGCGAAAATCGCCCACTTCTGCTCGATGTGCGGCCCCAAATTCTGCTCGATGAAAATCACGCAGGAAGTGCGCGATTACGCCGACAAGCAAAAAGCCCAACGGCAGGGCATGGAGGAAAAAGCGGTCGAGTTTGTGAAGAAAGGGGCTGAGATTTACAGTTGA
- a CDS encoding cation:proton antiporter, with product MHETFSLAPIVIVLLVSVITVIYCRKFNIPSMLGYLLVGFIAGPGMLKLIPQGHATDYLGEIGIVFLMFSIGLEFSLPKLKAMRRLVFGLGGLQVIVTMLSIIGILMLMGVNFNWAFAAAGAMTMSSTAIVSRILSEKTELGQPHGQMAMGVLLMQDIAVVPLMILIPALSGKGDEGSLWAALGFAGLKMLVTLGVLFVVGSKVMSRWFRMVAKRKSSELFMINVLLVTLGVAYLTELEGLSMALGAFVAGMLLSETEYRFQVEDDIRPFRDILLGFFFITVGMKLDIQALIGGWQQILILLAILLVLKALVVFFIALHMKHPIADSLKTALYLAQGGEFGFVMLNISSKINMVSPELEQAATAAILLSMIIAPFILGSSDAIVSRFVKSSWDMKAVDLHSMLVETMSKSDHVLIIGFGRGGQTVGRVLAQENIPFFALDLDIARVQVARNAGEPVSFGDAKRREVLEAAGLERAKMVVITLNNMHETQHVLDNIMSLHPSMPVYVRANNDDYVKIFTDMGAEEAVSDTKETSLVLASYAMLGNGATYSHVYQTITNIRHSRYASLEGLFVGSDDENRFGEEGKSICRHAFPLTGEAYAIGKTIRDLPLDNAGIKLLFIRRNTSRIENPDLDFQLQPNDILVVAGRQEEIISFENWSLQGNT from the coding sequence ATGCACGAAACTTTTTCCCTCGCACCCATCGTTATCGTCCTCCTCGTTTCCGTCATCACGGTGATTTACTGCCGTAAATTCAACATTCCTTCCATGCTCGGTTATCTTTTGGTCGGTTTTATCGCCGGTCCGGGTATGTTGAAGCTGATTCCGCAAGGCCATGCCACTGATTATTTGGGTGAAATCGGTATCGTATTCCTGATGTTCAGTATCGGTCTCGAATTCTCCCTGCCCAAGCTCAAAGCCATGCGCCGTTTGGTGTTCGGACTGGGCGGTTTGCAGGTTATTGTAACCATGCTGTCAATTATCGGCATTTTAATGCTGATGGGCGTCAATTTTAATTGGGCGTTTGCCGCAGCTGGGGCGATGACCATGTCGTCCACGGCAATCGTCAGCCGCATCCTGTCCGAAAAAACCGAATTGGGACAGCCGCATGGTCAAATGGCGATGGGCGTCTTGTTGATGCAGGATATTGCCGTCGTACCGCTGATGATCTTGATTCCCGCGTTGTCAGGAAAGGGCGATGAAGGCAGCCTGTGGGCAGCGCTCGGTTTTGCCGGATTGAAAATGCTGGTCACGCTGGGCGTGTTATTCGTTGTCGGCAGCAAAGTAATGTCGCGCTGGTTCAGAATGGTCGCCAAACGCAAGTCGTCTGAATTGTTTATGATCAACGTCCTGCTGGTAACCTTGGGCGTAGCTTATCTGACCGAACTGGAAGGCTTGTCGATGGCATTGGGCGCATTCGTTGCCGGTATGCTGCTTTCGGAAACGGAATACCGTTTTCAGGTGGAAGACGACATCCGCCCGTTCCGCGATATTCTGCTTGGTTTCTTCTTTATCACGGTCGGCATGAAACTGGATATCCAGGCTTTAATCGGCGGCTGGCAGCAGATTCTGATTTTGCTGGCAATCCTGCTGGTATTGAAAGCATTGGTCGTCTTTTTCATCGCTTTGCATATGAAGCATCCGATTGCGGACAGCTTGAAAACAGCCCTCTATTTAGCACAAGGCGGCGAATTTGGTTTTGTGATGTTAAACATCTCCAGCAAAATCAATATGGTGTCGCCCGAGCTGGAGCAGGCGGCTACAGCAGCGATTCTGTTGTCCATGATTATCGCCCCATTTATCTTGGGCAGCAGCGATGCCATCGTTAGCCGTTTTGTCAAATCAAGCTGGGATATGAAGGCAGTGGATCTGCACAGTATGTTAGTGGAAACCATGAGCAAATCCGACCACGTCCTGATAATCGGTTTCGGACGCGGCGGTCAGACCGTCGGACGGGTCTTGGCTCAGGAAAACATCCCCTTTTTCGCTCTCGACCTCGATATTGCCAGGGTTCAGGTCGCGCGCAATGCCGGAGAGCCGGTCTCGTTCGGCGACGCCAAACGGCGCGAAGTCTTAGAGGCAGCAGGTTTGGAACGCGCCAAAATGGTGGTTATTACCCTGAACAATATGCACGAAACCCAGCATGTTCTCGACAATATCATGTCCTTGCATCCGAGTATGCCTGTGTATGTTCGGGCGAACAATGATGATTACGTTAAAATCTTCACAGATATGGGCGCAGAAGAAGCAGTATCCGATACCAAAGAAACTAGCTTAGTGCTGGCAAGCTACGCCATGTTGGGCAATGGCGCGACATACAGCCACGTTTATCAAACCATTACCAACATCCGACACAGCCGCTACGCCTCTCTGGAAGGCTTGTTTGTCGGCAGCGATGATGAAAACCGATTCGGTGAAGAAGGCAAATCCATATGCCGCCACGCCTTCCCTCTGACCGGCGAAGCCTACGCCATCGGCAAGACCATCCGTGATTTGCCTTTGGATAACGCAGGCATCAAACTTCTATTTATCCGCCGAAACACAAGCAGGATAGAAAACCCCGACTTGGATTTCCAGCTTCAACCAAATGATATTTTGGTCGTCGCAGGCAGACAGGAGGAAATTATTTCTTTTGAAAACTGGAGTTTGCAAGGAAATACCTAA
- a CDS encoding 3'-5' exonuclease, with protein MTPILAFDIETVPDVNGIRLLYDLPASLPDDEVVLFAQQKRRAQNGSDFMQHHLHQVVAISCCMRWGQDKIHVGTIGEMHDSEEEMIAKFFDLIESHTPQLVSWNGGGFDLPVLHYRALIHGIAAARYWDMGEGDFGDSRDFKWNNYISRYHNRHCDLMDLLALYQPRANVPLDDMAKLCGFPGKLGMDGSKVWEAFHAGRLKDIRDYCETDAANTYLMFLRFRLMSGALDADEYEVEVKRLKHYLTGQAQDKQHWNEFVAAWR; from the coding sequence ATGACCCCGATTTTGGCTTTCGATATTGAAACCGTACCTGATGTGAACGGCATCCGCCTGTTGTACGACCTGCCTGCCTCTTTGCCGGATGACGAGGTGGTCTTGTTCGCCCAGCAGAAACGACGCGCCCAAAACGGCTCTGATTTTATGCAACACCACTTACACCAAGTGGTCGCCATTTCCTGCTGTATGCGCTGGGGGCAGGACAAAATCCACGTCGGCACCATAGGCGAAATGCACGACAGCGAAGAGGAAATGATCGCCAAGTTTTTCGACCTTATCGAAAGCCATACGCCGCAATTGGTCAGTTGGAACGGCGGCGGCTTCGACCTGCCCGTCCTGCATTACCGCGCGCTGATACACGGCATTGCAGCGGCGCGTTATTGGGATATGGGCGAGGGCGATTTCGGCGACAGCCGTGATTTCAAGTGGAACAACTACATCAGCCGCTACCACAACCGCCATTGCGACCTGATGGATCTGCTCGCCCTGTACCAACCGCGTGCCAATGTGCCACTGGACGATATGGCGAAACTTTGCGGCTTCCCCGGCAAACTGGGCATGGACGGCAGCAAAGTTTGGGAGGCGTTCCACGCAGGTCGTCTGAAAGACATCCGCGATTATTGCGAAACCGATGCGGCAAACACTTATTTGATGTTCCTGCGCTTCCGCCTGATGAGCGGCGCTTTGGATGCGGACGAGTATGAAGTGGAAGTCAAACGGCTGAAGCATTACCTGACCGGACAGGCTCAGGACAAACAGCATTGGAATGAGTTTGTCGCCGCGTGGCGTTAA